CGCGCAGCGCAAGGCCGTCGAGGCGGGTGATTCCGACAGTTTCGTGCGACTGGACGATGTCTTTCACCACCTGCTTGCCGTGCTGGCCCAGCAAGAGGCCGTCTGGACCGTGCTGGAGGGGCTGAAGTCGCAGATGAACCGCCTGCGCTATATCACCGCCCGCACCTTCGACATCCAGAAGCTGATCGGCCAGCATGCCGACATCGTCGAGGGCCTGCGCCGACGCGACCCGACCCTGGCCGAACAGGCCATGCGCCGCCACCTGCGCGAGCTGCTGAACGACCTGCCCGAGCTCGCGCGCAATCATCCCGAACTATTCATTCCCTGACACAACCCCGGAGGAGACCATGACCAAACTGAACCGCCGTCAATTCACGGCACTGGCCGCTGCCGGCCTGATCGCGGCCCCCGCCCTGCGCGCCTCGGCCGCCGAGGCCGAGGTCACGCTGAAGCTGGGCCACCTGGCCAACGAACAGAACAGCTGGCACAAGGCCGCGCTGAAATTCGGCGAGGAACTGGCGCGGCTGACCGAGGGTCGCGTCCAGGTCCAGGTCTTTGCCAATGAATCGCTGGGCAAGGAAATCGACCTGATCAACGGCATGCAGCTTGGCACCGCCGACATGACCATCACCGGCGAAAGCCTTCAGAACTGGTCGCCCATGGCGGCGCTGCTGGCGGTGCCCTATGCTTATCCCACGCTGGAAAAGATGGACGAGGTCGCCGCGGGCGAGATCGGCAAGCAGATCGAGGCCGACATCATCGCCAAGGCGCAGATCCGGCCGATCGGCTATTTCGCCCGCGGCCCGCGCAACGTGACCTCGAACCGCGAGATCAGGACGCCCGCAGACCTCAAGGGATTGAAGCTGCGCGTGCCGAACGTGCCGCTTTTCGTCAAGACCTGGGAGGCGCTGGGCGCCGCGCCCACGCCGATGGCCTTCGGCGAGGTCTTCACCTCGTTGCAGAACGGCACCATCGACGCGCAGGAAAACCCGCTGGCGCTGATCGAATCGGCGAATTTCAACGAAGTGCAGAAATTCCTGAACAAGACCGAGCATGTGCGGTCCTGGATCTACCTGACGATTTCCGAACTGACCTGGGCCAAGCTGTCGGAAGCCGACCAGCAGGCCGTGCTGGAGGCGGCGAAGACCGCGCAGGCGCATGAGCGCGAGCTGTTCCTGGCCGACGAAGAGCGCTTGGCCAAGGTGCTTCAGGACAAGGGCATGACCTTCGTGGACAGCGACAAGGCCGCCTTCGCCGCCGCCTCGCGCGAGGCGGTGCTGGCCAATGTCGGCGCCGAGATCAAGCCGGTGGTCGAGCAGCTTTTCGCCGAACAGGACTGATCCTTTCCATGACGGGCGGCCGGGGGCAGACCCGGCCGCATCCATTCCCCCGGGCCGGCTCGCGGCGGCACCGGCAGCGAGGCTATACGCCAAGGAGGAGGACATGACCGCGATCATGCAAACTTTGCGCATCGTGCTGCGCATCGGCACCGGGCTGTCGTTCCTGGTGCTGATCGGCGCCGTGACGGTGCAGGTGGTCGGGCGCAGCTTCATCGGCAGCTCTCCGGTCTGGACCGAGGAACTGACCCGCTTCGCGCTGCTGTATCTGGCGGGCTTCGGCACCGGGCTGGCGCTGTTCACCGGCGATCTGGTGAACGTCGACCTGGTCAGCGAGGCGATGCCGGGGCGCTGGCCCTGGGTGCTGCGGCTGGCCTCGGCCGTGGCGGTGCTGGCCTTCTGCCTGCCGCTGATCGGCCCGGCATGGCGCTTCACGAAGATCGGCGCGATCCAGACCTCGCCGGCGATGGGCCTGCCGATGAACTACGTCCATGGCAGCGCCCTGCTGCTGCTGGTCATGCTGGCCGTCGCCGCGGTGCTGCGCATCGTCGGAATGCTGGCCGGCGCCACCGACGGCAAACCCGAACATCTGGTGGGAGAAAGCGAATGAGCCTTGCAATCCTGGGCATTGTCTTCGTCCTTGGCCTGATCATCGGCATGCCGGTGGCGGTCACTTTGGGCCTGTCCTCGCTGGCCTATCTGCTGATGCAGGGCATCCCGCTGGTCGTGGTCCCGCAGAAGATGTTCGCGGGCATGGACAGCTTCGTGCTGCTGTGCATCCCCGGCTTCATCCTGGCCGGGAACCTGATGAATGGCGGCGGCATCACCGGGCGCATCATCCGTTTCGCGCAGGCCATGGTCGGCTGGATCCGGGGCGGGCTGGCGCAGACCAACGTCGCCTCGTCCATGCTGTTCGGCGGCATCTCGGGCACGGCAGTCGCGGATGCGGCATCGATCGGCGGCATGATGATCCCCGGCATGAAGAAGGCGGGCTATCCGGCCGATTTCTCGGCGGCAGTCACGGCGGCATCCTCGACCGTGGGGCCGATCATCCCGCCCTCGGTGCCGATGATCATCGTGGGCTCGCTCTCGGGGATCTCGGTCGGCAAGATGTTCATCGCCGGCGCCATCCCGGGCGTGCTGATGGGCCTCGCCATGATGGTCACCACCTATATCATCGCCGTGCGGCGCGATTTTCCGCGCCAGGCGTGGCAGGGCTGGGGCGAGCTGGGTTCGTCCTTCCTGGGCGCGTTCTGGGCGCTGGCCATGACCGGACTGATCGTCGGCGGCATGCTGTCGGGCTTCGTCACGCCGACGGAAACCGCCGTGGTCGCCTCGATCTACGCCATCGTCGTCGGCGCCTTCATCTATCGCGAACTGCCGCTGAAGCTGGTGCCGAAGATCGTCGTGGACAGCGCGGTCGGTTCCGCCGGCATCCTGTGCCTTGTCGGCACGGCGAATGTCTTTGGCTGGATCCTGGTCAGCGAACAGATCCCGCAGATGATCGCGGATTCGGTGCTGTCGATCACCACCAACAAGTTCCTGGTGATCCTGCTGATCAATATCGTCCTGCTGCTGGTCGGCATGTTCATGGAGACCATCGCCGCGCTGATCATCCTGTTCGTGCCGCTGTTGACGCTGGCGCAAGGCGTGGGAATCGAGCCACTGCATTTCGCGGTCTTCATGGTGCTGAACCTGATGATCGGGCTGACCACGCCCCCGGTCGGGATCTGCATGTTCATCTGCGCCAACATCGCCCGGCTGCCGCTGGGTCCGGTGATCCGCGCGCTGGTGCCCTATCTGGTCACCAACATCATCGTGCTGCTGCTGGTGTCCTATATCCCGGCGATCAGCACCTGGCTTCCCTCCCTGATGGACAAGTAAGATGACACAGGAAATCGCCTGCCGCCTTTACGCGGCCCATGACCTGCGGGTCGACCCCCTGCCCGAGCCCGAGCCGCAGGACGGCGCCGCCCTGATCCGCGTCGCCCGCGGCGGGATCTGCGGATCGGACCTGCATTATTACCACGATGGCGGCTTCGGCCCCATCCGGGTGCAGCAGCCGATCATCCTCGGCCACGAGGCCGCCGGCGTGGTCGAGGCCGCGCCGCAGGGCTCTGGCCTGCGGGTGGGGCAGCTGGTCTCGCTTTCGCCCTCGCGCCCCTGCGGTGCATGCGAATACTGCGCGGCGGGAAAAGAGCGCCATTGCCTGAGCATGCGCTTCAACGGCTCGGCCTATCGTTTCCCGCATGAGAACGGCTTTTTCCGTAACCGGCTTTATCATCCGGTCAACCAGTGCCTGCCGCTGCCCGATGGCGCGACTGCCGAGGCCGCGGCAGGAGCCGAGCCGCTGTCGGTCTGCCTGCATGCGCTGAGCATGGGGCCGGACCTGCGGGGGCAGCGCGTTCTGGTCACCGGGGCGGGGCCGATCGGCGCGATCTGCACCGCCTTGGCTCGGCTGCGCGGCGCGGCGGAAATCGTGGTGACGGATGTGCAGGACTTCACGCTGGACGTCGCCCGCCGCATGGGCGCCGACCGGGTGGTGAACGTCGCCAACGACCCCGAGGGGCTGGCCGATTACGCGCAGGGCAAGGGCCAGATCGACGTGGTCCTGGAATGCTCGGCCAACCCCCACGCCATCGCGCAGGCCATCGGCGTCACGCGGCCCGAGGGCACCGTGGTCCAGATCGGCGTCGGCGGCACCGTGCCGCTGCCCCTGAACCTGATCGTCAGCAAGGAACTGCGCCTTGTCGGCACCCACCGCTTCGACCGCGAATTTCCCGAAGCCGTGCGGATGATCGGCGCGGGCGAGATCGACCTGTCGCCGATGGTCACGCAGGTCATCCCGGCGGCCGAGGCGCAGCGCGCTTTCGACCTGGCGGGGGACCGGTCGCAGGCCGTCAAGGTGCAGCTGGATTTCGGGGCCTGAGACCGATGCCGGTGATCACCGAAATCGAGGATTTGCGCCGCCTTCACCAGCGGCGCGTCCCGCGCATGTTCTACGATTACGTCGATGTCGGCGCCTGGACGGGCGGCACCTATCGCGCCAACCGCGACGATTTCGAAAGGATCCTGTTCCGTCAGCGCGTTGCCCGCAATATCGAGGCCCGCAGCCTGGCCTCCACCATGCTGGGCCAGCCGGTCTCGATGCCGGTGGCACTTGCCCCGGTCGGATTGCTGGGCATGCAGCACCCGGACGGCGAGATCCACGCCGCCCGCGCCGCGCAAGCTGCCGGCGTGCCCTTCACGCTGTCCACCATGTCGATGTGTTCGCTCGAGGACATCGCCCAGGCGACCGGGGCGCCGTTCTGGTTCCAGCTCTACACCCTGCGGGACGAGGAGTTCCTGGACAATATCCTGGAGCGCGCCCGCCGCGCCGGGGTGACGGCGCTGGTGCTGACGCTGGACCTGACCATCCAGGGCCAGCGCCACAAGGACCTGAAGAACCGCATGACCGCGCCGCCCAAGCTGACGGTCGCGAACCTGATCAATATCGCGATGCATCCGCGTTGGGCGCTGGGGATGCTGGGGACGAAGCGGCGCAGCTTCGGCAATATCGTCGGCCATGCGCGCGGCGTGGACAGCCTGGGCGACCTGATGGACTGGACCTCGCGCCAGTTCGACCAGAGGCTGGACTGGGGCCGGGTGGAACAGATCATCCGCAAATGGGGCGGCCCGGTGATCCTGAAGGGCATCAACGACCCCGAGGACGCCCGCCGCGCCATCGACACCGGCGCCGATGCGATCCTGGTCTCGAACCATGGCGGGCGGCAACTGGACGGCGCGCCCTCGACCATCCGCGCCCTGCCGGCGATTCGCCGCGCGGTCGGGCCGGACTATCCGCTCTATCTCGACAGCGGCATCCAGTCGGGACAAGAGGCGCTGAAGGCCATCGCCTGCGGCGCGAACGGCGTCTTCGTCGGCCGCGCCTTCACCTATGGCCTTGGCGCGATGGGGCAAAAGGGCGTCGAAGCCGCGCTTGCCATCATCCGCCGCGACATGGACATCACCATGGCGCTGTGCGGCGTCAATGACATCAAGGACTTCGGTCCCGGCTGCCTATGGTCCGACGACCCCGGCAAACCCTCAGCATAAGGAAAACGAGATGCGACATACCTGGCGCTGGTTCGGTCCCAAGGACCGCGTTTCGATCGACGACATGATGCAGGCGGGCGTGCAGGGCGTGGTCACCGCGCTGCACCACATCCCCACCGGCGCGATCTGGTCCCCCGAGGAGATCGCCCGCCGGCAGGCCGATCTGGCGGTGATGACCGACGGCGCACCTTCGGGCCTGAAATGGGAGGTGGTGGAAAGCCTGCCGGTCAGCGAGGCGATCAAGACCCAGACCGGCGACTGGCGCGCCCATGTCGAGAACTGGATCACCTCGATGCGGAACCTGCGCGAGGCGGGGATCGAGGTTCTTTGCTACAACTTCATGCCGGTGCTGGACTGGACCCGCACCGACCTGGCCTGGCGGCGCCCGAACGGCGCCCGCTGCATGCGCTTCGACTTCACCGACTTCGCCGCCTTCGACATCCATATCCTGCGGCGCAAGGGCGCGGCCGAGGACTTCCCCGAGCAGATCCGCGACGAGGCCGCCTGCCGCTTCGCCGCCATGGACGAGGCCCGGCGCGAACAGCTTGCCGGCAACGTGGTCTTCGGCCTGCCGGGCGCGGCCGAGAATTTCAGCCTGCAAGACGTGCGCGAGTTGCTGGACACCTATGCCCCGGTGACGGACGCGGTGCTGCGCGGCAATTTCCACGCCTTCCTGGAACAGGTCGCCCCGGTCGCGCAGGAGATCGGCATGCGGCTCTGCTGCCATCCCGACGATCCGCCCTTCCCGCTTCTGGGCCTGCCGCGCGTGATGTCCACCGAGGCGGATTATGCCGAGCGCATGGCCGCCGTGGACCTGCCGGCGAACGGCATCACGCTCTGTTCGGGCTCGCTCGGGGCGCGGCCGGACAACGACCTGCCGGGCATGATGGAGCGGCTGGGCGAGCGGGTGCATTTCCTGCACCTGCGCAACGTGCGCCGCGACAGCGACGCGATCCGCGGTTCCTTCTTCGAGGACGAACATCTGGGCGGCCAGACCGACATGGTGGCGCTGGTTGCCGCCGTGCTGCGCGAAGAGGCCAGGCGCCGCGCGGCCGGCCGTGCCGATTGGACGATCCCGATGCGCCCTGA
This portion of the Paracoccus sp. N5 genome encodes:
- the uxuA gene encoding mannonate dehydratase — encoded protein: MRHTWRWFGPKDRVSIDDMMQAGVQGVVTALHHIPTGAIWSPEEIARRQADLAVMTDGAPSGLKWEVVESLPVSEAIKTQTGDWRAHVENWITSMRNLREAGIEVLCYNFMPVLDWTRTDLAWRRPNGARCMRFDFTDFAAFDIHILRRKGAAEDFPEQIRDEAACRFAAMDEARREQLAGNVVFGLPGAAENFSLQDVRELLDTYAPVTDAVLRGNFHAFLEQVAPVAQEIGMRLCCHPDDPPFPLLGLPRVMSTEADYAERMAAVDLPANGITLCSGSLGARPDNDLPGMMERLGERVHFLHLRNVRRDSDAIRGSFFEDEHLGGQTDMVALVAAVLREEARRRAAGRADWTIPMRPDHGQDILDDIGRDGQPGYPAIGRLKGLAELRGVEMALNHRAQA
- a CDS encoding alpha-hydroxy acid oxidase, yielding MPVITEIEDLRRLHQRRVPRMFYDYVDVGAWTGGTYRANRDDFERILFRQRVARNIEARSLASTMLGQPVSMPVALAPVGLLGMQHPDGEIHAARAAQAAGVPFTLSTMSMCSLEDIAQATGAPFWFQLYTLRDEEFLDNILERARRAGVTALVLTLDLTIQGQRHKDLKNRMTAPPKLTVANLINIAMHPRWALGMLGTKRRSFGNIVGHARGVDSLGDLMDWTSRQFDQRLDWGRVEQIIRKWGGPVILKGINDPEDARRAIDTGADAILVSNHGGRQLDGAPSTIRALPAIRRAVGPDYPLYLDSGIQSGQEALKAIACGANGVFVGRAFTYGLGAMGQKGVEAALAIIRRDMDITMALCGVNDIKDFGPGCLWSDDPGKPSA
- a CDS encoding L-idonate 5-dehydrogenase is translated as MTQEIACRLYAAHDLRVDPLPEPEPQDGAALIRVARGGICGSDLHYYHDGGFGPIRVQQPIILGHEAAGVVEAAPQGSGLRVGQLVSLSPSRPCGACEYCAAGKERHCLSMRFNGSAYRFPHENGFFRNRLYHPVNQCLPLPDGATAEAAAGAEPLSVCLHALSMGPDLRGQRVLVTGAGPIGAICTALARLRGAAEIVVTDVQDFTLDVARRMGADRVVNVANDPEGLADYAQGKGQIDVVLECSANPHAIAQAIGVTRPEGTVVQIGVGGTVPLPLNLIVSKELRLVGTHRFDREFPEAVRMIGAGEIDLSPMVTQVIPAAEAQRAFDLAGDRSQAVKVQLDFGA
- a CDS encoding TRAP transporter small permease subunit, with translation MTAIMQTLRIVLRIGTGLSFLVLIGAVTVQVVGRSFIGSSPVWTEELTRFALLYLAGFGTGLALFTGDLVNVDLVSEAMPGRWPWVLRLASAVAVLAFCLPLIGPAWRFTKIGAIQTSPAMGLPMNYVHGSALLLLVMLAVAAVLRIVGMLAGATDGKPEHLVGESE
- a CDS encoding TRAP transporter substrate-binding protein — encoded protein: MTKLNRRQFTALAAAGLIAAPALRASAAEAEVTLKLGHLANEQNSWHKAALKFGEELARLTEGRVQVQVFANESLGKEIDLINGMQLGTADMTITGESLQNWSPMAALLAVPYAYPTLEKMDEVAAGEIGKQIEADIIAKAQIRPIGYFARGPRNVTSNREIRTPADLKGLKLRVPNVPLFVKTWEALGAAPTPMAFGEVFTSLQNGTIDAQENPLALIESANFNEVQKFLNKTEHVRSWIYLTISELTWAKLSEADQQAVLEAAKTAQAHERELFLADEERLAKVLQDKGMTFVDSDKAAFAAASREAVLANVGAEIKPVVEQLFAEQD
- a CDS encoding TRAP transporter large permease → MSLAILGIVFVLGLIIGMPVAVTLGLSSLAYLLMQGIPLVVVPQKMFAGMDSFVLLCIPGFILAGNLMNGGGITGRIIRFAQAMVGWIRGGLAQTNVASSMLFGGISGTAVADAASIGGMMIPGMKKAGYPADFSAAVTAASSTVGPIIPPSVPMIIVGSLSGISVGKMFIAGAIPGVLMGLAMMVTTYIIAVRRDFPRQAWQGWGELGSSFLGAFWALAMTGLIVGGMLSGFVTPTETAVVASIYAIVVGAFIYRELPLKLVPKIVVDSAVGSAGILCLVGTANVFGWILVSEQIPQMIADSVLSITTNKFLVILLINIVLLLVGMFMETIAALIILFVPLLTLAQGVGIEPLHFAVFMVLNLMIGLTTPPVGICMFICANIARLPLGPVIRALVPYLVTNIIVLLLVSYIPAISTWLPSLMDK